The Burkholderia cepacia genome includes a region encoding these proteins:
- a CDS encoding type B 50S ribosomal protein L31, giving the protein MKPGIHPDYREVVFQDMSNGFKFITRSTIQTRENIELDGKTYPLAKIEVSSESHSFYTGQQKIMDTAGRVEKFKNKFGVRASGKAK; this is encoded by the coding sequence ATGAAACCTGGCATTCACCCGGACTACCGCGAAGTCGTCTTCCAAGACATGTCGAACGGCTTCAAGTTCATCACGCGCTCGACGATCCAGACGCGTGAGAACATCGAACTCGACGGCAAGACCTACCCGCTCGCCAAGATCGAAGTGTCGTCGGAATCGCACTCGTTCTACACGGGTCAGCAAAAGATCATGGACACGGCAGGCCGTGTCGAGAAGTTCAAGAACAAGTTCGGCGTTCGCGCCAGCGGCAAGGCGAAGTAA
- a CDS encoding ArnT family glycosyltransferase: protein MPDARNRLDRARPRRLPAHNKSLICMKPVVRLTASATRALPRWLLLTLCFVYAAFGLFGRDPWKNEDAAGFGVMWTMAKGGWHDWLLPNLVGKFITTDGPLGYWLGALSIRGLGPWVDASNASRVDTGVLFCVACAFVWYAAYLLGRRAEVQPFKYAFGGEPEPRDYGRTLADGALLVLVACFGLAERGHETTPQLAQFAWIAMLVYGIVRGIDKPMQGALWWGFAIGLVALSGNPVLVVALLAGTAVLWLVTPEMRNLRLPLVGVPLAAAIIALWVFAALAAAPDDAAWFFDQWVRGSLMRFSGPPTAVLGYAAKNLPLFTWPAWPLAIWAWWSWAGMRRRAHVAIPLSVAVPLVALVILQSQQSNRMYMLLMPPLAVLATFALPTLKRGAINAIDWFAVLSFTILGTFVWLVWLASLTGFPHPLARNLARLVPGYEPHFKILSFICAVAVTVCWFLLARWRVSRQPKVLWRSVVLSGAGTTLMWVLLMTLWLPIVNYGRTYRDVAQQIAVHLPSDYECISPVRLGDAQIATFAYFGNMRFDFSGDCDVILRQDHADFGEPSSMSQYVWRLVWEGRRVADRDERFRLYERIERPKTPVKRRPPRRQPAD from the coding sequence ATGCCGGATGCTCGAAACCGGCTCGACCGCGCGCGCCCGCGCCGGCTGCCCGCCCATAACAAATCGCTCATCTGCATGAAGCCTGTCGTCCGTCTCACCGCCTCCGCCACGCGCGCGCTGCCGCGCTGGCTGCTGCTTACCCTCTGCTTCGTCTACGCAGCGTTCGGCCTGTTCGGCCGCGATCCGTGGAAGAACGAGGACGCGGCAGGCTTCGGCGTGATGTGGACGATGGCCAAGGGCGGCTGGCACGACTGGCTGCTGCCGAACCTCGTCGGCAAGTTCATCACGACCGACGGGCCGCTCGGCTACTGGCTCGGCGCGCTGTCGATCCGCGGCCTCGGCCCGTGGGTCGATGCGAGCAACGCGTCGCGCGTCGATACCGGCGTGCTGTTCTGCGTCGCGTGCGCGTTCGTCTGGTACGCGGCCTACCTGCTCGGCCGGCGCGCCGAGGTCCAGCCGTTCAAATACGCATTCGGCGGCGAACCCGAGCCGCGCGACTACGGCCGCACGCTCGCCGACGGCGCGCTGCTGGTGCTCGTCGCCTGCTTCGGCCTCGCGGAGCGCGGGCACGAAACGACGCCGCAGCTGGCGCAGTTCGCGTGGATCGCCATGCTCGTCTACGGGATCGTCCGCGGCATCGACAAGCCGATGCAGGGCGCGCTGTGGTGGGGTTTCGCGATCGGCCTCGTCGCCCTGTCCGGCAACCCGGTGCTCGTCGTCGCCCTGCTCGCCGGCACGGCCGTGCTGTGGCTCGTCACGCCCGAGATGCGCAACCTGCGCCTGCCGCTGGTCGGCGTACCGCTCGCCGCCGCGATCATCGCGCTATGGGTGTTCGCCGCGCTCGCCGCGGCGCCGGACGACGCCGCTTGGTTCTTCGATCAATGGGTGCGCGGCAGCCTGATGCGCTTTTCCGGCCCGCCGACCGCTGTGCTCGGCTATGCGGCAAAGAACCTGCCGCTGTTCACGTGGCCCGCGTGGCCGCTCGCGATCTGGGCATGGTGGAGCTGGGCCGGCATGCGCCGCCGCGCGCATGTCGCGATTCCGCTGTCGGTCGCCGTGCCGCTCGTCGCGCTCGTGATCCTGCAGAGCCAGCAGTCGAACCGCATGTACATGCTGCTGATGCCGCCGCTCGCGGTGCTCGCGACGTTCGCGCTGCCGACCCTCAAGCGCGGCGCGATCAACGCGATCGACTGGTTCGCGGTGCTGAGCTTCACGATCCTCGGTACCTTCGTGTGGCTCGTGTGGCTCGCCTCGCTCACGGGCTTCCCGCACCCGCTCGCCCGCAACCTCGCGCGGCTCGTGCCCGGCTACGAGCCGCACTTCAAGATCCTGTCGTTCATCTGCGCGGTCGCGGTGACGGTCTGCTGGTTCCTGCTCGCGAGGTGGCGCGTGTCGCGGCAGCCGAAGGTCCTGTGGCGCAGCGTCGTGCTGTCGGGTGCGGGCACCACGCTGATGTGGGTGCTGCTGATGACGCTGTGGCTGCCGATCGTCAATTACGGCCGGACCTATCGCGACGTCGCGCAGCAGATCGCCGTGCACCTGCCGTCCGACTACGAGTGCATCTCGCCGGTGCGGCTCGGTGACGCGCAGATCGCGACCTTCGCGTATTTCGGCAACATGCGCTTCGACTTCTCCGGCGACTGCGACGTGATCCTGCGCCAGGACCACGCGGACTTCGGCGAGCCGAGCTCGATGTCGCAATACGTGTGGCGGCTCGTGTGGGAAGGCCGCCGCGTCGCCGACCGCGACGAGCGCTTCCGCCTGTACGAGCGCATCGAACGGCCGAAGACGCCCGTCAAGCGGCGTCCGCCGCGCCGTCAGCCGGCCGACTGA